From Actinoplanes oblitus, a single genomic window includes:
- a CDS encoding TetR/AcrR family transcriptional regulator, which translates to MRRTQAQRSAATRARILDATCQSMVERGYAETTTAEVLARADVPRGTLLHHFPTKVDLLVAAVRHVARRRLATLVAELSALPDDADELDAFVDGVWHHFSAPLFWAALELWNAARTDAELRTALMPVEKEIFGVLHERASALLGDDPRVPTVVQMTFEVMTGLAMTGIVSGELGHRELLIRRWKRAAAILLGRRAPDTLVERAKGT; encoded by the coding sequence GTGAGGCGCACGCAAGCCCAGCGCAGCGCGGCCACCCGGGCCCGGATCCTCGACGCCACCTGTCAGTCGATGGTCGAGCGGGGTTACGCCGAGACCACCACCGCCGAGGTGCTGGCCCGCGCCGACGTGCCGCGCGGCACCCTGCTGCACCACTTCCCCACCAAGGTCGACCTGCTGGTCGCCGCGGTGCGGCACGTCGCCAGGCGACGGCTGGCGACGCTGGTCGCCGAGCTGTCCGCGCTGCCCGACGACGCCGACGAGCTGGACGCGTTCGTCGACGGGGTGTGGCATCACTTCTCCGCCCCGCTGTTCTGGGCCGCCCTGGAGTTGTGGAACGCGGCCCGCACCGACGCCGAGCTGCGCACCGCGCTGATGCCGGTGGAGAAGGAGATCTTCGGGGTGCTGCACGAGCGGGCGAGCGCGCTGCTCGGTGACGACCCGCGGGTGCCGACAGTGGTGCAGATGACCTTCGAGGTGATGACCGGCCTGGCGATGACCGGCATCGTCAGCGGGGAGCTGGGCCACCGCGAGTTGTTGATCCGCCGGTGGAAGAGGGCGGCCGCGATCCTGCTCGGCCGGCGCGCCCCGGACACCCTCGTCGAACGCGCGAAGGGAACCTGA
- a CDS encoding acyl-CoA dehydrogenase family protein, with protein sequence MYEDPFETAERATLREAMAAFVRREVLPFLDDWERAGEIPRELHAGAAKAGLYGVGFPEEVGGDGGDTVDMVTATEAFLEAGGSSGCHAALFTHGIALPHMIASGDPELIDRFVRPALAGRKIGSLGVTEPDTGSDVGALRTTAVRDGDDYVVNGAKMFITSGTRADFVTTAVRTGGPGSAGISMLVIERGTPGFTVSRKLDKMGWLCSDTAELSFADCRVPAANLIGAPDGGFPLIAQVFVPERIIAAVHAYSIAQRCLDLSLEQVRRRETFGRPLISRQVVRHKLVGMRQRIELARTFTRRVAARHAAGEWVAGEACLAKNAAVETAKHVVDEAVQLHGGMGYLRESEVERHYRDSRILGIGAGATEVMTDLAAKIFQYDH encoded by the coding sequence ATGTACGAAGATCCGTTCGAGACCGCGGAACGCGCCACGTTACGGGAGGCGATGGCCGCCTTCGTACGCCGGGAGGTCCTGCCGTTCCTGGACGACTGGGAACGGGCCGGCGAGATCCCGCGCGAGCTGCACGCCGGCGCCGCGAAGGCGGGACTCTACGGCGTCGGCTTCCCGGAGGAGGTGGGCGGCGACGGCGGGGACACCGTCGACATGGTCACCGCCACCGAGGCGTTCCTGGAGGCCGGCGGCTCCTCCGGTTGCCACGCGGCGCTGTTCACCCACGGCATCGCGCTGCCCCACATGATCGCGTCCGGCGACCCGGAGCTGATCGATCGGTTCGTCCGCCCGGCGCTGGCCGGACGGAAGATCGGCTCGCTCGGCGTCACCGAGCCGGACACCGGCTCCGACGTCGGCGCGCTGCGGACCACGGCGGTCCGCGACGGCGACGACTACGTGGTCAACGGCGCCAAGATGTTCATCACCTCCGGCACCCGGGCCGACTTCGTGACCACCGCGGTGCGTACCGGCGGGCCGGGCTCGGCCGGGATCAGCATGCTGGTGATCGAGCGCGGCACGCCCGGCTTCACGGTGTCCCGCAAGCTCGACAAGATGGGCTGGCTCTGCTCCGACACCGCCGAGCTGTCGTTCGCCGACTGCCGGGTGCCGGCCGCCAACCTGATCGGCGCGCCGGACGGCGGGTTCCCGCTGATCGCCCAGGTCTTCGTGCCGGAGCGGATCATCGCGGCGGTGCACGCGTACTCGATAGCGCAGCGCTGCCTGGACCTGAGCCTGGAGCAGGTGCGGCGCCGGGAGACCTTCGGCCGGCCGCTGATCAGCCGGCAGGTGGTCCGGCACAAGCTGGTCGGGATGCGGCAGCGGATCGAGCTGGCCCGCACCTTCACCCGCCGGGTCGCGGCCCGGCACGCCGCCGGCGAATGGGTGGCCGGCGAGGCCTGCCTGGCCAAGAACGCCGCTGTCGAGACCGCCAAGCACGTCGTCGACGAGGCCGTCCAGCTGCACGGCGGCATGGGGTACCTGCGCGAGTCCGAGGTCGAGCGGCACTACCGCGACAGCCGCATCCTCGGGATCGGTGCCGGCGCCACCGAGGTGATGACCGACCTGGCCGCGAAGATCTTCCAATACGACCACTGA
- a CDS encoding SAM-dependent methyltransferase: MTEPNDWVPAGIDVNQPSAARVYDYFLGGAHNFAVDRALAEQIAAMTPNIGETMRSNRVFLRRAVRYLAERGVRQFLDIGSGIPTAGNVHEIALAAAPDARVVYVDIDPVAVEHSRAILAGIDGTGVILADVRDVDRVLAEAAKAGLDFSRPVAVLLAGVLHFVPDSDDPAALVAALGAAVAPGSYLLISHATADGQPPEVVEAQRLSGRTGTEIVLRPAAVLATYFTGFDLVEPGLVFIPRWRPDPSDPVDEHPERVGAYAGVGRKG, translated from the coding sequence GTGACGGAGCCGAACGACTGGGTGCCGGCGGGGATCGACGTCAACCAGCCGAGCGCCGCCCGGGTCTACGACTACTTCCTGGGCGGGGCGCACAACTTCGCGGTGGACCGGGCGCTCGCCGAGCAGATCGCCGCGATGACGCCGAACATCGGCGAGACGATGCGCTCCAACCGGGTCTTCCTGCGCCGCGCGGTGCGCTACCTCGCCGAGCGGGGCGTCCGGCAGTTCCTCGACATCGGCTCCGGCATCCCGACCGCCGGCAACGTGCACGAGATCGCCCTCGCGGCGGCCCCGGACGCGCGGGTGGTCTACGTCGACATCGACCCGGTCGCCGTCGAGCACAGCCGGGCGATCCTGGCCGGCATCGACGGCACCGGGGTGATCCTGGCGGACGTGCGCGACGTGGACCGGGTGCTGGCCGAGGCGGCGAAGGCGGGACTGGACTTCAGCCGGCCGGTGGCGGTGCTGCTCGCCGGGGTGCTGCACTTCGTGCCGGACAGCGACGACCCGGCCGCGCTGGTGGCGGCGCTCGGGGCCGCCGTGGCGCCGGGCAGCTACCTGCTGATCTCGCACGCCACGGCGGACGGGCAGCCACCCGAGGTGGTCGAGGCACAGCGGCTCTCCGGGCGTACCGGGACCGAGATCGTGCTGCGCCCGGCGGCGGTGCTCGCGACGTACTTCACGGGTTTCGATCTCGTCGAACCCGGTCTGGTCTTCATCCCGCGGTGGCGCCCGGACCCGAGCGACCCGGTCGACGAGCATCCCGAGCGAGTAGGCGCGTACGCCGGAGTCGGCCGCAAGGGATGA